From the genome of Colletotrichum higginsianum IMI 349063 chromosome 4, whole genome shotgun sequence, one region includes:
- a CDS encoding NADH2 dehydrogenase subunit 14K has product MVGRILFWSGFGFAVRFWQMGIEMRPFFNKESLWAYPAYMLGGGSFGYWLQGVDERQSAILNERKSVLLQKRARAAARKEDEEAAKA; this is encoded by the exons ATGGTCGGCAGGATCCTCTTCTGGAGCGGCTTCG GCTTCGCCGTCCGCTTCTGGCAAATGGGCATCGAGATGCGCCCCTTCTTCAACAAGGAGTCCCTCTGGGCCTACCCGGCCTACATgctcggcggtggcagcTTCGGCTACTGGCtgcagggcgtcgacgagaggCAGTCGGCCATCCTCAACGAGCGCAAGTCGGTCCTGCTCCAGAAgcgcgcgagggcggcggcgcgcaaggaggacgaggaggccgccaaggcaTAG
- a CDS encoding Cdp-diacylglycerol-glycerol-3-phosphate 3-phosphatidyltransferase, with protein sequence MIVRGVSRCSTKLRIPFAKTNATRARPQCRRFAMPSAGTPTASSSGNTAGMLAPFATELDKIAPSFSINGSQIRIIRTPADFYETLKERIRNAKSRIFLSTLYIGKTEKELIATLHEALRNNPNLKLSILTDALRGTREEPNPSCASLLAPLVSEFGADRVEIRMYHTPNLTGVRKKYIPKRINEGWGLQHMKLYGVDDEIILSGANLSSDYFTNRQDRYHLFSSKEVTDYFWNIHNGVSSFSFLVEPSKEPAGFTLTWPKSNPAPSPLKEPKQFIGTTTPTLDALISPKQTTSADTGKDTKVYMLAQLSQLMKPNTSTELPAITHVLSTLGKPEYNGSSWTFTAGYFNPAPSLTKLLLSTASQNNVVITASQQANGFYQSPGVSGLLPGAYTLLARRFVRAVHERKLDDSIVLKEWRKGTVGEPDGWTYHAKGLWITLPGERNPSISVVGSSNYTKRSYTHDLEAGAMILTKDEDLKRRLGEEQTWLQDHAERVTREDFSKNERRVGLQVRIAMWIAQAVGGAL encoded by the exons ATGATTGTGCGCGGCGTTTCTCGGTGCTCCACGAAGCTCCGAATTCCCTTCGCCAAAACGAATGCCACGCGCGCCCGACCACAATGCCGACGATTCGCGATGCCTTCTGCCGGTACCCCAACGGCCTCGAGTTCTGGTAACACTGCCGGCATGCTTGCGCCCTTCGCGACCGAGCTCGACAAGATTGCGCCGTCCTTCAGCATTAATGGGTCGCAAATTCGGATCATCAGGACGCCGGCCGATTTTTATGAGACACTAAAG GAGCGGATACGGAACGCGAAAAGCAGGATATTTCTGTCTACACTTTACATCGGAaagacggagaaggagctg ATCGCGACTTTACACGAAGCTTTACGGAACAACCCCAACCTGAAGCTCAGCATTCTTACCGACGCCCTGCGCGGTACCCGCGAGGAGCCGAACCCATCTTGCGCATCCCTCCTTGCACCCCTCGTTTCCGAGTTTGGCGCCGACAGAGTCGAGATTCGAATGTACCACACACCCAACCTGACCGGCGTGAGAAAGAAGTATATCCCCAAGCGAATCAACGAGGGATGGGGCCTGCAGCACATGAAGCTTTACGGTGTGGATGATGAGATAATCCTGTCTGG GGCAAACCTCTCCTCCGATTATTTCACAAATCGGCAAGATCGCTACcacctcttctcctccaagGAGGTAACGGACTATTTCTGGAACATCCACAATGGCGTGTCTTCCTTCAGCTTTCTCGTCGAGCCATCAAAAGAGCCCGCTGGGTTCACCTTGACCTGGCCCAAGTCCAATCCCGCACCGTCACCCCTGAAAGAGCCGAAGCAGTTCATCGGCACCACCACGCCGACCCTTGACGCTCTGATCTCACCCAAGCAAACCACCTCGGCAGATACAGGCAAAGACACCAAGGTGTATATGCTGGCCCAGCTGTCCCAGCTCATGAAGCCCAATACCTCGACGGAGCTCCCTGCCATTACCCACGTGCTATCGACGCTCGGCAAGCCCGAATACAATGGCTCATCGTGGACTTTCACCGCAGGCTACTTCAATCCCGCACCTTCACTAACCAAACTGCTACTCTCGACTGCGTCGCAAAACAACGTCGTTATCACCGCTTCGCAGCAGGCAAACGGGTTTTACCAGTCTCCTGGCGTTTCTGGACTCTTGCCCGGCGCCTACACGCTCCTCGCGCGCCGTTTCGTCCGCGCCGTGCACGAGCGCAAGCTCGACGATTCCATCGTGCTCAAGGAGTGGCGCAAGGGGACTGTCGGCGAGCCCGACGGCTGGACCTACCACGCCAAGGGTCTCTGGATCACATTGCCGGGAGAGCGGAATCCATCGATCAGCGTCGTGGGAAGCTCCAACTACACGAAGCGCAGCTACACccacgacctcgaggccggcgccatgATCCTGACCAAAGACGAGGACCTCAAGAGGCGTCTGGGCGAGGAGCAGACCTGGCTCCAAGACCACGCCGAGCGCGTCACTCGCGAGGATTTCTCGAAGAACGAGAGACGGGTTGGCCTCCAGGTGAGGATAGCGATGTGGATCGCGCAGGCGGTGGGCGGTGCTTTGTAA
- a CDS encoding NADH ubiquinone oxidoreductase subunit NDUFA12: protein MSTPARTFNNLRKIGIKARSYFEYFRQMLYIGDTKHGRLIGEDKAGNKFYENNEELPLRTRWVDFKKHDYDSAQVEPGWHAWLAYMVDKAPTEDALLQTKTRKWEVPHVLPNFTATPGAYKPYSTTKSKIRAWEPKAIERQ from the exons ATGTCGACCCCCGCGAGAACGTTCAACAACCTGCGCAAGATTGGCATCAAGGCGCGTAGCTACTTT GAATACTTCCGCCAGATGCTG TACATCGGCGACACCAAGCACGGTCGTCTCATAGGCGAGGACAAGGCTGGCAACAAGTTTTACGAGAACAACGAAGAACTGCCCC TGCGTACGCGATGGGTGGACTTTAAGAAGCATGACTACGACTCGGCTCAGGTCGAGCCTGGCTGGCACGCGTGGTTGGCCTACATGGTCGACAAGGCGCCTACCGAGGACGCCCTTCTTCAGACCAAGACCCGGAAGTGGGAGGTCCCGCATGTTCTCCCCAACTTCACTGCGACACCAGGCGCCTACAAGCCATACAGCAC GACGAAGTCAAAGATTCGCGCTTGGGAGCCCAAGGCCATCGAGAGGCAATGA
- a CDS encoding tRNA-guanine transglycosylase has translation MNDAQTVNGRRKPEDMIFEVLKKAVDGSTSAARLGILSLSKRNPIETPNYIAVASRGVVPHVTPDNLKKHVSVGAAYMALEDFIEKKNPSALSIPSPDKRPLHTFTCLPETVATVLAPRRCPAIKTPVGNGAKFMAIFTSTGFRNLTVDEYSDAVETLKPDIAIGPADLFHTSTMPVPKKLVRMAGRTEDWTDAFLTPKRREALKESGVSVFAPVLAVPYPIQWEHLRNLADDVVDSISGLAVYDVDLMPDIVDNHEPLVSLPRLSLHIPATPQEVLRQISLGIDLCTIPFLNAISDAGVALSFTFPPPADIHQSKATLPLGEDMWSPENEASLEPLVRGCPCYACTTHHRAFLHHLLNAKEMLGWTLLQVHNHQVATDFFAGVRAALARDGVDGFEEQARRFATAYEAELPQGTGTRPRARGYHFKPDPNPSRINPPAWENFATDGERAGADVNGAAAAAAAGGAETPLVPDVGSLKLEEKGFAEVTHGEGKPE, from the exons ATGAATGATGCGCAAACCGTCAACGGGAGGAGGAAACCGGAAGACATGATATTCGAAGTActgaagaaggccgtcgatggcAGCACCTCGGCGGCTCGACTGGGAATACTGAGTCTCTCCAAGAGGAACCCCATCGAAACCCCAAACTACATCGCCGTGGCATCGAGGGGCGTCGTTCCTCATGTCACACCCGACAACCTCAAAAAACATGTTTCTGTCGGTGCAGCATATATGGCGCTTGAGGACT TcatcgagaagaagaacccTTCGGCGCTCTCGATACCTTCGCCTGACAAGAGGCCTCTCCACACCTTTACGTGCCTGCCCGAGACGGTAGCCACGGTTCTCGCTCCCAGACGGTGCCCGGCGATTAAGACTCCCGTGGGCAACGGCGCAAAGTTCATGGCCATCTTCACATCCACCGGCTTCCGGAACCTCACAGTGGACGAGTActcggacgccgtcgagacgCTTAAGCCCGACATTGCCATCGGCCCGGCGGATCTGTTCCACACGAGCACGATGCCTGTCCCGAAGAAGCTCGTACGCATGGCCGGGCGAACCGAGGACTGGACTGATGCGTTTCTGACGCCCAAGAGGCGGGAAGCTCTGAAGGAGTCCGGGGTCTCTGTGTTTGCGCCCGTCTTGGCGGTGCCGTATCCCATTCAGTGGGAGCATCTCCGTAACttggccgacgacgttgtcGACTCCATCTCAGGACTGGCCGTCTACGATGTAGACTTGATGCCCGACATCGTGGACAATCACGAACCACTGGTCTCGCTgccccgtctctctctccacatTCCCGCCACACCCCAAGAAGTCCTCCGCCAAATCTCTTTGGGTATCGACCTCTGCACAATACCCTTTCTCAACGCCATCTCCGACGCCGGCGTGGCGCTGTCCTTCACCTTCCCACCACCCGCCGACATCCACCAGAGCAAGGCCACCCTACCGCTCGGCGAGGACATGTGGTCGCCCGAGAACGAGGCCTCCCTCGAGCCCCTCGTCCGGGGCTGCCCCTGCTACGCTTGCACGACGCACCATCGCGCCTTCCTGCACCACCTACTCAACGCCAAGGAGATGCTCGGCTGGACGCTCCTCCAGGTTCACAACCACCAGGTTGCGACCGACTTCTTCGCTGGCGTCCGGGCTGCCCTGGCGcgggacggcgtcgacgggtTCGAGGAGCAGGCGAGGCGTTTCGCTACGGCGTACGAGGCGGAGCTACCGCAGGGTACGGgcacgaggccgagggcgaggggtTACCACTTCAAGCCGGACCCGAATCCTAGTAGGATCAACCCGCCGGCGTGGGAGAACTTCGCGACGGACGGGGAGCGTGCCGGTGCCGATGTCAATGGAGCCGCGGCCGCTGCGGCTGCCGGGGGCGCGGAGACTCCGCTCGTGCCTGATGTGGGATCACTgaagctcgaggagaaggggttCGCCGAGGTTACGCATGGGGAGGGGAAGCCCGAGTAA
- a CDS encoding AMP-binding enzyme: MPILDITKDLAALFEQQAKATPDALALEDESRTLTYAELDQETQALADRLRRHYGVGRDSLVGVLMSRSADYVVASLAALRAGGAFLVLELAYPSGLLRDVIQDAKPTVVITQNAHVNHIKADVPVIVYDEPSKTTVNGHANGELSPLPASDDLDRLAFVSYSSGTTGQPKGIANPHRAAVLSYDLRFGLSDLQPGDRVACNVFFVWEMLRPLLRGAAVFAVPDSASYDPSALVNLLDSRQITDTLMTPTLLATVLSRHPDLSKRLPKLRSLWLNGEVVTTDLCRRAIKALPETRLLNVYSASETHEVAAGDIRTFVDFETRVCPVGPPMDPEHIYIMDENGNRVGNNVSGELYVGGDLLARGYLNLPETTAKAFHPDPFVKKEGARMYRTGDLARVLPSGLLEITGRAGGMIKTRGYTVQPGAVENAIVKHLAVRDCAVSSHGEGLERQLVAYIVRDNEDKRGRADVVVDESGYSPAARRVLGEHLALYMIPTYWVELEELPTHGVSGKTDLKALPPPPSPKLATNGEKEQNTKVKLETVKKLWAAALNMPDSAITEEHDFFDIGGHSLVLADLANRFTKEFGFPVPLAPLAGTPTLQGHLQAIRDARDGHTAAVQADLPAVLRADSILPEDIQSNGTSMRRLNDAGTVLLTGATGYLGAFLLKNLVETTSAHIICLVRFTDPTDDMRPAGMARIRKNLIDLGIWDDSLLDRMEVVPGNLSREHLGIASDVYDDIVSRVEVIIHAAATVNLVYPYAALRSPNVGGTREILRLASKSGATLHHVSTNGVLTPSVAGWSEDAMVDIDDVPEKLIDGYGQTKWVAEKLVYEAARRGMPCKVYRPGTISGHSNTGSCNAWDLLNALIVESLHLKTAPHVDGWFAEMTPVDFVSAAITTLANHTDPNQLVYHLGDPNPVSANYIFDSLNELGFPTTRVPWDDWVELWTKKRGFGTAGDVPFTVDILRGGMPTAEALQAVTVLKDDATAPALALYNLPRPKIDTNLLETYTRHFCARGWLSRPPRRADANGATSRVTKGRLAGKVAVITGASSGIGAAVAAGLAREGAHIALAARRTEALETVKAKLVGTGGKVLIHKTDVTNKEDVASLMQAAADKLGPVDILVSCAGVMYFTMMANNQTEEWERTVDVNCKGLLHCLSNTVPGMLSRGKGHIVAISSDAGRKVFPGLGVYSASKFFVEATLQSLRLETAGTGLRVTSIQPGNTATELLGMSTDAEAIKKYGEPTGAKVLDPEDVASSIVYAVCQPEHVAVNEVLIEPRDEPI, from the coding sequence ATGCCGATTCTCGACATCACCAAGGACCTCGCCGCGCTCTTCGAGCAGCAGGCAAAGGCCACCCCAGATGCTCTTGCTCTTGAGGATGAGTCGCGAACTCTTACCTACGCCGAGTTGGACCAAGAGACACAGGCACTCGCCGACCGCCTACGTCGGCATTATGGAGTTGGTAGAGAcagcctcgtcggcgtgctcATGAGCCGGAGTGCAGACTACGTCGTTGCTTCGTTGGCTGCTCTTCGCGCCGGCGGTGCTTTCCTGGTGCTCGAGCTCGCGTATCCCTCTGGGCTTCTTCGCGATGTCATCCAGGACGCAAAGCCTACAGTGGTCATCACCCAAAACGCACACGTCAACCACATCAAGGCAGATGTACCCGTTATCGTCTACGACGAGCCCAGCAAGACGACTGTCAACGGCCATGCGAACGGCGAGCTTTCTCCGTTGCCCGCCAGCGACGACCTTGATCGTCTCGCCTTCGTGTCGTACTCCTCGGGCACGACCGGCCAGCCGAAAGGCATTGCCAACCCTCACAGAGCCGCTGTGCTTTCGTACGACCTCAGATTTGGTCTCAGCGACTTGCAACCGGGTGACCGTGTAGCCTGCAATGTGTTCTTCGTCTGGGAGATGCTCCGCCCCCTTTTGCGCGGAGCAGCAGTCTTCGCTGTTCCGGACAGTGCCAGTTACGACCCTTCAGCTCTTGTCAATCTGCTCGACTCTCGACAGATCACAGACACCCTCATGACGCCTACCTTGCTGGCAACTGTCCTGTCCCGTCACCCTGATCTGAGCAAGCGCCTGCCTAAGTTGCGGTCTCTTTGGTTAAATGGTGAGGTGGTTACCACCGATCTCTGCCGCAGAGCAATCAAGGCGTTGCCCGAAACCAGACTCTTGAACGTCTACAGCGCTAGCGAGACCcacgaggtcgccgccggtgacaTCCGCACTTTTGTTGACTTTGAGACCCGCGTTTGCCCCGTCGGCCCACCTATGGACCCGGAGCATATCTACATCATGGATGAGAACGGTAACAGAGTCGGCAACAACGTCAGCGGAGAGCTCTAcgtgggcggcgacctcCTGGCGAGGGGATATCTGAACCTCCCGGAGACGACTGCTAAAGCTTTCCATCCGGATCCTTTCGTCAAGAAGGAAGGTGCCCGCATGTACCGCACCGGCGATCTTGCCCGCGTGCTTCCCTCTGGGCTTCTCGAGATCACGGGCCGAGCAGGTGGCATGATCAAGACCCGTGGCTACACCGTCCAACCCGGTGCGGTCGAGAACGCCATTGTCAAGCACCTGGCCGTGCGTGACTGTGCCGTCTCTTCTCACGGAGAGGGCCTCGAAAGACAGCTCGTTGCCTACATCGTCCGTGACAACGAGGACAAGAGAGGCCGAGCGGACGTCGTAGTGGATGAGTCTGGGTACAGTCCCGCCGCTAGACGTGTTCTTGGAGAGCATCTCGCCCTCTACATGATCCCAACTTACTGGGTAGAACTTGAAGAGCTTCCCACTCATGGTGTCTCTGGAAAGACCGACCTGAAGGCcttgccaccgccgccgagccccaAGCTTGCCAccaacggcgagaaggaACAGAACACAAAGGTAAAGCTGGAGACCGTCAAGAAACTCTGGGCCGCCGCCCTCAACATGCCGGACAGTGCCATCACCGAAGAGCACGACTTTTTCGACATTGGAGGCCACTCTCTCGTGTTGGCGGATCTGGCGAACCGTTTTACCAAGGAATTCGGATTCCCCGTTCCGCTTGCCCCTCTTGCTGGTACGCCCACCCTGCAAGGTCACCTACAGGCTATTCGCGATGCTCGCGATGGTCATACCGCGGCCGTGCAAGCCGATCTCCCGGCCGTTCTCCGTGCCGACTCGATTCTTCCCGAAGACATTCAGTCCAACGGGACTTCCATGCGACGTTTGAACGATGCCGGCACAGTCCTTCTGACCGGCGCGACTGGATACCTTGGAGCATTCCTTCTCAAAAACCTCGTGGAAACCACTTCGGCACACATCATCTGCCTCGTCCGGTTCACAGACCCGACGGATGACATGCGTCCTGCGGGAATGGCCAGAATTCGTAAGAACCTCATCGATCTCGGCATCTGGGATGACTCCCTGCTCGACAGGATGGAGGTTGTGCCTGGAAACCTGTCGCGAGAGCACCTAGGCATTGCCTCGGATGTCTACGATGACATTGTGTCCCGTGTCGAGGTCATcatccacgccgccgccaccgtcaaCCTGGTGTACCCCTATGCTGCGCTGAGAAGCCCCAACGTTGGAGGCACCAGAGAGATCCTGCGCCTGGCATCTAAGAGCGGCGCCACGCTTCACCATGTGTCCACGAACGGTGTTCTGACTCCGTCTGTGGCAGGCTGGTCCGAAGACGCCATGGTCGATatcgacgacgtccccgAGAAGCTCATTGACGGGTACGGTCAGACCAAGTGGGTGGCCGAGAAGCTGGTCTACGAGGCCGCTCGCCGAGGTATGCCGTGCAAGGTCTACCGGCCCGGTACGATTAGTGGCCACAGCAATACGGGCTCGTGCAACGCCTGGGATCTCTTGAACGCCCTGATCGTCGAGTCGTTGCATCTCAAGACTGCGCCTCATGTCGACGGCTGGTTCGCCGAGATGACGCCTGTCGATTTTGTCAGCGCGGCTATCACTACACTAGCCAACCACACCGACCCCAATCAGCTCGTCTATCACCTCGGCGACCCCAACCCGGTTTCGGCCAACTACATCTTTGACAGCTTGAACGAGCTCGGGTTCCCTACCACACGCGTCCCGTGGGACGACTGGGTTGAGCTCTGGACCAAGAAGCGAGGCTTCGGCACCGCGGGCGACGTGCCTTTCACCGTCGACATTCTCCGTGGCGGTATGCCCACCGCCGAGGCTCTGCAAGCGGTCACCGTCCTCAAGGACGATGCCACGGCCCCTGCTCTGGCCCTGTACAACCTCCCCCGTCCCAAGATCGACACCAACCTGCTCGAGACTTACACTCGTCACTTCTGCGCTAGAGGCTGGCTCTCGAGACCCCCGCGAAGGGCCGACGCCAACGGTGCTACGTCCCGTGTCACCAAGGGCCGCCTCGCCGGCAAggtcgccgtcatcaccggCGCTTCCTCGGGCATCGGAGCGGCTGTTGCAGCCGGTCTTGCCCGGGAAGGCGCCcacatcgccctcgccgcgaGACGCACGGAAGCATTGGAGaccgtcaaggccaagcttgtcggcaccggcggcaaggtcCTCATCCACAAGACGGACGTCACGAACAAGGAGGACGTCGCGTCGCTCATGcaagcggcggcggacaagctcggccccgtcgacatcctcgtcagCTGCGCCGGCGTCATGTACTTCACCATGATGGCGAACAACCAGACCGAGGAGTGGGAGCGCACCGTCGACGTCAACTGCAAGGGTCTCCTGCACTGCCTGTCCAACACCGTCCCCGGCATGCTTAGCCGCGGCAAAGGCCACATCGTGGCCATCTCGTCCGACGCCGGCCGCAAGGTCTTCCCCGGCCTGGGCGTCTACTCGGCCAGCAAGTTCTTCGTGGAGGCCACGCTGCAGAGCCTGCGTCTCGAGACGGCCGGCACGGGCCTGCGCGTCACCTCGATCCAGCCCGGGAACACGGCCACGGAGCTGCTCGGCATGtcgaccgacgccgaggccatcaagaagTACGGCGAGCCCACGGGTGCCAAGGTCCTGGACCCCGAAGACGTCGCTTCCTCGATCGTGTACGCCGTGTGCCAGCCAGAGCACGTTGCCGTCAACGAGGTGCTGATTGAGCCGAGGGATGAGCCTATCTGA
- a CDS encoding LCCL domain-containing protein: MADGRRHEHEPLLTAMERQQADEPATTRANPTEHPDAPLADTARRELEVDDDSSSQSTPRFMQDDGSWKRWRWVPYPVRRIVKATAKWSKGPPNPRNYKIKPILPQIQEFPLVLIDRYLPLFKHRVGLVFLYVAVWIVTFALVKRSETFATEVEGWGAPQQIGCGATYWGRGNNCGLNGADCRPFNGSGFPFRCSANCAGYMVLNPRAVGDQEIVYQSLVIGGPTDNSSTPIYRGDSFLCSAAIHAGVVSNENGGCGVVRLVGRHEGFPSSERNDIESISFDSYFPLSFTFEPGIQCKARDLRWNLLAISLVFTTILSLVTASPVLFFFSIFTGVFWHVGLASDPPNHYSVADLVSNIIGKFLPAMFCAWVMYDKMGVRRTLTGLTAQVEKTVLWLGGCWVGALSNYTFRWIPIQRLNAHDLNQQPGAKAALAAIIIVLVVIIVQQVWYFRQEGRLLKYLKLYLLFLGGIVVCLVLPDLSLRIHHYILALLLLPGTSMQTRPSLLYQGLLVGLFINGIARWGFDAVLQTPAALQGDAQHGSVLPSILPPIVDLGQAAWNINFTWNNPPVGARYDGISVLVNDVERFRSYFDDGPVPAKSFVWTRESDLGLNEYFRFGFMEGSTSYDYTKAGIWNAEGKWIDMKPGPSMVRARSLGDEDDFVPR; encoded by the coding sequence ATGGCTGACGGGAGAAGACATGAACACGAACCGCTCCTCACTGCCATGGAGCGACAACAGGCCGACGAGCCTGCCACCACCCGGGCGAATCCCACCGAGCACCCCGATGCGCCGCTCGCGGATACCGCACGTCGCGAGCTCGAAGTAGACGACGACTCGTCTTCCCAATCGACGCCCCGGTTCATGCAAGACGACGGATCGTGGAAGAGGTGGAGATGGGTGCCATACCCGGTGCGCCGCATCGTCAAGGCCACCGCGAAGTGGTCAAAGGGCCCGCCGAACCCGCGGAACTACAAGATCAAGCCCATATTGCCACAAATCCAAGAGTTCCCTCTCGTCCTCATCGATCGATACCTACCGTTGTTCAAACACCGCGTtggcctcgtcttcctctaCGTCGCCGTCTGGATCGTTACCTTCGCTCTGGTCAAGAGGAGTGAGACCTTCGCGACCGAGGTCGAGGGATGGGGGGCGCCGCAGCAGATCGGCTGCGGCGCGACATACTGGGGTCGGGGTAACAACTGCGGTCTCAACGGCGCTGACTGCCGCCCTTTCAATGGCAGCGGCTTCCCTTTTAGGTGTTCGGCCAACTGCGCCGGCTACATGGTCCTGAACCCTAGGGCTGTTGGGGACCAGGAGATCGTCTACCAGTcgctcgtcatcggcgggcCGACCGACAATTCCAGCACACCCATCTACCGTGGCGATTCGTTCCTCTGCAGCGCCGCCATCCACGCCGGTGTTGTCTCCAACGAGAACGGAGGCTGCGGCGTGGTCCGCCTTGTCGGACGACACGAGGGCTTCCCCAGCTCCGAGAGAAACGATATCGAGAGCATCAGCTTCGATTCCTATTTCCCGCTCTCTTTCACTTTCGAACCGGGCATCCAGTGCAAGGCTCGGGACCTCAGGTGGAACCTGCTGGCGATCTCCCTCGTCTTTACGACAATCCTCTCCCTGGTCACGGCGTCGCCcgtgctcttcttcttttccatCTTCACCGGTGTGTTCTGGCATGTCGGGCTTGCCTCGGACCCGCCCAACCACTACTCTGTCGCCGATCTCGTGTCCAACATCATCGGCAAGTTCCTCCCCGCCATGTTCTGCGCCTGGGTCATGTACGACAAGATGGGCGTCCGGCGGACGCTCACCGGCCTTACGGCTCAGGTCGAGAAGACCGTCCTGTGGCTCGGCGGATGCTGGGTCGGCGCGCTCAGCAACTACACCTTCCGCTGGATCCCGATCCAGCGCCTCAACGCCCACGATCTCAACCAGCAGCCGGGAGCCAAGGCGGCCCTGgcggccatcatcatcgtcctgGTCGTCATTATTGTTCAACAGGTATGGTATTTCAGACAGGAGGGTCGTCTGCTGAAATACCTGAAGCTCTATCTGCTTTTCCTGGGCGGCATCGTGGTCTGCCTTGTCTTGCCGGACCTAAGTCTCCGTATCCACCATTACATTCTGGCCCTGCTGCTACTCCCGGGCACGAGCATGCAGACCAGACCCTCCCTGCTCTACCAGGGCCTCTTGGTCGGTCTCTTCATCAACGGCATCGCCCGCTGGGGCTTTGACGCCGTTCTGCAGACGCCCGCGGCCCTCCAGGGCGACGCGCAGCACGGCTCGGTGCTGCCCAGCATTCTGCCGCCCATTGTCGATCTGGGACAGGCCGCATGGAACATCAACTTCACCTGGAACAACCCGCCCGTGGGGGCGCGGTACGACGGGATCAGCGTCCTGGTCAACGACGTGGAGCGCTTCCGCTCGTATTTCGACGACGGGCCTGTCCCCGCCAAGAGCTTCGTATGGACCCGCGAGAGCGACCTCGGGTTGAACGAGTACTTCCGCTTCGGCTTCATGGAAGGCAGCACGAGCTACGATTACACCAAAGCCGGCATTTGGAACGCAGAAGGTAAATGGATAGACATGAAGCCGGGCCCCTCCATGGTCCGGGCCCGGTCGCTgggagacgaggacgactttGTGCCGCGGTGA
- a CDS encoding Small secreted protein has protein sequence MKFSVVLATLAAVASAAPSGDISSAGNRVQKRAVFTAKTFDELSISGGTAGKAKEDALAKFAGLPTDLSTVDKADLDFLDSANKIANQAERGAYNTEIAKTAPGEDALALQRAKIQNKVMKLTATVLGLQAQQAQGQNVTAKLEEETKKLEKNIADDVANAGKPATALKFNASTDNPAASEVPKDEALATKAGDVVKQSIALAGGGQAAAGKGKGTGTGAGKGDGKGDGKGAGKGDGKGDGKGKGGAAAASKAAAGEEDEE, from the exons ATGAAGTTCTCCGTCGTTCTCGCCACCCTCGCTGCCGTAGCCTCGGCTGCCCCCTCCGGGGATATCTCCTCGGCCGGCAACAGGGTCCAGAAGCGCGCCGTCTTCACGGCTAAGACCTTTGACGAGCTCTCCATTagcggcggcaccgccggTAAGGCCAAGGAGGATGCCCTGGCGAAGTTCGCCGGCCTCCCGACGGACCTTTCCAccgtcgacaaggccgacCTCGACTTTCTCGACAGCGCCAACAAGATCGCCAACCAGGCCGAGCGTGGCGCCTACAACACGGAGATTGCCAAGACGGCTCCCGGCGAGGATGCCCTCGCTCTTCAG CGCGCCAAGATCCAGAACAAGGTCATGAAGCTCACGGCCACCGTCTTGGGCCtgcaggcccagcaggcGCAGGGCCAGAACGTGACGGCCAAGCTTGAGGAGGAGaccaagaagctcgagaagaacatcgccgacgacgtcgccaacgccggcaagCCCGCCACCGCCCTCAAGTTCAACGCCTCCACCGACAACCCGGCCGCCAGCGAGGTGCCCAAGGACGAGGCTCTGGCGACCAAggcgggcgacgtcgtcaagcagtccatcgccctcgccggcggaggccaggccgctgccggcaagggcaagggcacCGGCACGGGCGCCGGAAAGGGTGACGGCAAGGGTGACGGCAAGGGCGCCGGCAAGGGCGATGGCAAGGGTgacggcaagggcaagggcggcgccgccgccgcgagcaaggccgccgccggggaggaggacgaggagtgA